Proteins co-encoded in one Eremothecium sinecaudum strain ATCC 58844 chromosome VI, complete sequence genomic window:
- the RRP46 gene encoding exosome non-catalytic core subunit RRP46 (Syntenic homolog of Ashbya gossypii AAR035C; Syntenic homolog of Saccharomyces cerevisiae YGR095C (RRP46)) yields the protein MSMSVLDHVDGSAQYDTSTVSVLCSVTGPIEPKARQEISQHISLEIIVRPVTGPPCNREKFLEDKIRSVIMPVVEAHLHPRQLCQITFQVLKSVGHHEHLELAASLNAAYLALIDAAIPLKASFSAVSIAVNAAGENFVNPDTTQLESATSVFTIAFQVESDSISLLLLDSSGSFTEKVMFHVLELAEQECVKQSKYFRGSIKTKIEKDFIWKQR from the coding sequence ATGTCTATGTCCGTACTAGACCATGTAGACGGTTCTGCACAATATGATACTTCCACGGTATCTGTTCTTTGTTCAGTAACAGGCCCTATTGAACCAAAAGCAAGGCAAGAAATTTCACAGCATATTTCACTAGAAATTATCGTAAGGCCGGTGACAGGTCCTCCATGTAACCGTGAAAAGTTTCTAGAGGATAAGATTAGGTCAGTAATAATGCCAGTTGTTGAAGCTCATTTACATCCTCGTCAGTTGTGTCAAATAACCTTCCAAGTTTTGAAATCTGTTGGTCATCATGAACATTTAGAGCTAGCCGCATCACTTAATGCTGCGTATTTGGCTTTAATAGATGCTGCTATTCCTCTGAAAGCATCGTTTTCTGCGGTTTCTATTGCTGTTAATGCTGCGGGAGAAAATTTTGTAAATCCAGATACAACTCAACTAGAAAGCGCTACTAGCGTATTTACTATAGCATTCCAAGTTGAATCTGATAGCATCTCGCTACTACTGCTAGATAGTAGTGGCTCTTTCACTGAGAAGGTTATGTTTCATGTATTAGAGCTGGCGGAGCAAGAATGTGTTAAACAATCAAAGTATTTTAGAGGTTCAATAAAGACCAAGATAGAGAAGGATTTCATCTGGAAGCAACGGTGA
- the TPC1 gene encoding thiamine transporter TPC1 (Syntenic homolog of Ashbya gossypii AAR036W; Syntenic homolog of Saccharomyces cerevisiae YGR096W (TPC1)) → MEASYETNNNSNNSDHLRKGLVVKGQDAVIAGSISGLLARLLTAPMDTVKIRYQLQVKTEHKYTNIVNTFRTIVREEGLLAFWKGNVPASILYVLYGSLQFTSYAYFNKLIDKNFQLSPQKHSWIVGTLAGTISSMVTYPFDVLRTRFVANRHHRRLRLMDTVMCIKHQEGFLGFFRGYLLSMVTVGASAGIIFGTYETLTIQSETFNIPWIGNCASTVAAVASKTITFPIDTIRRRMQVMDSSAIDTFTRHPNTYRSYRGSSFISIATRIIQQEGISSLYKGLSMALCKSAPSTIITLWTYERVLSLLSTQ, encoded by the coding sequence ATGGAGGCGAGCTATGAAACTAATAATAATTCGAACAACTCAGATCATTTACGAAAAGGCCTTGTCGTAAAAGGGCAAGATGCGGTAATTGCCGGTTCAATATCAGGCTTACTGGCACGCCTGTTAACTGCTCCGATGGATACCGTCAAGATCCGTTATCAGTTGCAGGTTAAAACTGAGCATAAATATACGAACATTGTGAATACATTTAGAACAATTGTTCGAGAAGAAGGTTTATTGGCATTCTGGAAGGGAAATGTCCCGGCTTCCATACTATATGTACTGTATGGATCATTACAGTTTACATCATACGCATATTTCAACAAACTTATCGATAAAAACTTCCAGTTGTCTCCTCAAAAGCACAGCTGGATTGTGGGTACACTAGCAGGTACCATAAGCAGCATGGTCACGTATCCGTTCGATGTACTGCGTACTCGCTTCGTCGCTAATAGGCATCATCGCCGTCTACGGCTGATGGACACCGTTATGTGCATAAAACATCAAGAAGGCTTTCTAGGGTTCTTCCGTGGATATTTATTATCAATGGTGACAGTTGGAGCATCTGCAGGAATCATATTTGGAACTTATGAAACACTGACTATCCAATCGGAGACTTTCAATATTCCATGGATCGGTAATTGCGCAAGCACTGTTGCCGCTGTAGCTTCAAAAACTATCACTTTTCCAATCGATACAATACGAAGACGAATGCAGGTGATGGATTCATCAGCCATAGACACATTTACACGTCACCCCAATACCTACCGTTCATACAGGGGCTCATCATTTATTTCAATTGCTACTCGCATAATTCAACAAGAGGGTATTTCTTCGCTGTACAAAGGGCTTTCTATGGCCCTTTGTAAAAGCGCTCCGTCTACCATAATTACACTTTGGACTTATGAACGGGTATTATCACTATTATCGACCCAATAA